The Arcobacter arenosus region TGAATTAGATGCAATAATTTTAGGTGTAAGTCCTGATGATACTGCTAAACATAGAAAATTTATAGAGAAAAAAGAGCTTTCAATTACACTTTTATCAGATGAATCAAAAAAGATGTGTGAAGATTATGGTGTATGGCAATTAAAAAAATTCATGGGTAAAGAATTTATGGGAGTTGTAAGAACTACATTTATTATAAATCCTGAAGGAAAGATAGCTGCCATTTGGGATAAAGTTAATGTTAGAAAGAAAAAAACTGTAAAAGGTGAAAAAATAGAAGTTCTTCATGTAAATGAAGTAAAAGAAAAACTTCAAGAACTACAATCAAAATAAGGAATATTATGAAGTATTTAACAAAAGGCTTAATTACAATTTTTGCTTCAACTTTATTAGTTCAAGGTTTAAATGCAAAAACTACAATGTGTTATAAAAATGAATGGAAATCACCTTCAACTATTGAAACTGTAAAATTAGATGGTGGAGAATGTAATGGTAAGTTTTCATACAAAGAAATGATGAAAAAAGGTTGGAACTTAAAAGATATCACAATCACTAAAGGTAAAGAGGGATTAAATTATACTTATTTACTTAGTGATGAAGAGCAAATAAAAGTTGATAACTCAAATTTTATGGAAAATAAAGTTACAAAACTAGATTACAGAGCTATGGCAACAAGATTAAAAAATGTTACAGAAGATAGTGCAACAATTGATATTGGTAATTTAAGAGTTGGTCAAAGTGCAGTAATCCAACACAATTATGAAAATGGAAAATCTTTACTTGTGGCAAATGGTTTTGTTACATCATCAAATCAAAATAGTTCAACATTAAAATTAGTTCCTTTTTTAGATATTAAACAAAATGCTCTACCAACTTCAAGTAGAAAAGCTGTTGAAGGTGATATTGCTATTATTAACTATTTATATGATACATCTTTAATTATTGCGCCATCACAAGATGCATTTACAGCAACTAGAAATAAATATAGAGACAATAACTTTTTACACTCAGATTTATTTGCTGCAAAATTAAAATATGATGGAGAACCAACTCCTTCTAAAAAAATAATTCAAGATTATGCAATCTCGCAAAATATTGGGACAATATTTTTTGTTATCAAAAACAAAGTTTATATAGTAGATTCAAAAACTTTTGCAATATTAGATAGTGATTCAATCTCATATAACTATGTTGAAGATGAGCAAATGCCTTTTTATACTAGAATTGAAAAGATTGAAAAAAACATTATTAAAAAAGTTACAGAGTATAAAAAATGGTTCTCATTCCTTGATAAATATATAGGAAATGATAATAGAACTGAAGATGAAGTTTTATTAGAAGATTATGTAAAAGCTGGAGAGCTTTCTGTAAAAGCTGATGTTTATAACGACTATTATGAAAAACTATTAGGTATTAAAAAATGATAGATAATGCGCATATTGACTATTTTAAAACAATAGTTGGCGAAGAAAATGTAAAAGCTGATAAAGCACATTTAATTGCATATTGTTATGATGCAACAAGGGAAAGATTTGAACCAGATGCAGTTGTTTTCCCAAGAGATGAAGAAGATGTTTCAAAAATCTTAAAATATTGCAATGAACACAAAATTGTTATTGTACCAAGGGGTGCAGGTTCTGGATTTACTGGTGGTTCTCTACCTTCTAATGGTGGGATTATTTTAAGTCTTGAGCGACATATGAATAAACTATTAGAAATTGATATGGAAAACATGGTTGGAGTTGTTCAACCAGGATTAATCAATATGCAATTTCAAAAAGCTGTTGAAGAGGTTGGTTTATTTTACCCACCAGACCCAGCAAGTGAAGAGTATTCTACTTTAGGTGGAAATGTTTCTGAAAATGCAGGTGGTATGAGAGCTGCTAAATATGGTATTACAAAAGATTATGTTGTTGCATTAAGAGCAGTACTTCCAAACGGAGATATTATAGTTGCAGGTAAAAAAACTATTAAAGATGTAGCAGGATATAATACAGCTGGTATCTTAATTGCAAGTGAAGGTACACTAGCAGTTATTACTGAAATCACTTTAAAATTAATTCCAAAACCAAAATTCAAACAAACATATATGGGAATTTTCCCAGATGTAAATAAAGCAATGAATGCAGTATTTAAATCACTTGCTGCTGGAGCAAATCCAGTTGCAATGGAGTTTTTAGATTCACTTGTAATCAAAGCTTTAAAACAAAAATTTCCACAGGTTGATTTGCCTGAAGATGCAGGTGGAATTTTAGTTGGAGATGTTGATGGAAGTAGTGAAGCAGACATTAAAGCTCAACTTGAAACACTAAAAGAATCTTTTGCAAATAATGGTTCTATTGACTTTATTGAAGCAAAAGATGAAGATCATGGAAAGTCATTATGGTTTGCAAGAAGAAATGCAAGTCCAGCAACTGCTATTTATGGAACTAAAAAACTAAATGAAGATATTTCTGTTCCAAGAAGTAAACTTCCAGAAGCACTTGATTCAATCTATGCAATTGGTGAAAAATATGGATTTAATGTTCCTTGTTTTGGCCATGCAGGAGATGGAAACATTCACGTAAATGTAATGGTAAAAGATAAAACAAATGCAAAAGAGATGGAAGATGGACACAAAGCAATTGAAGAGATTTTCCAACTAGTTGTTGATATGGGTGGAACATTAAGTGGAGAACATGGAATTGGATTATCAAAAGCTCCATTTATGAATATTGCATTTACAGATGCTGAATTAAATCTATTTAGTAATATAAAAAAAGCATTTGATCCAAACAACATATTAAATCCTTTTAAAATGGGACTAAAATAAAGAATATGAAATGGAAGAGCCAGAGATTGTAAAACATCCAGTTAAGACAATATTAAAAGCATTGGATTCATTTTTTAATGATGACACAACTTATTATGCTGCAAGTCTTAGCTTCTTTACAATCTTCTCTTTACTTCCAATAATTGCCCTTTTAATTGCAATTATCTCAAATTTAGAGATAACTCAACAATATCTTGATATATTTATTAACTATATTTTTGATTTATTAAACCCTACTCACTCAAGAGATTTTATTGATACATTAAAAAACTACATATCAAACTCTGGAAAACTAGGTTTATTAGGTATTTTATATATGCTTTTTGTATTTATAATGTTTTTTAAAGATTATGAATATATCGTAAATAAAATACATAAGGCAAAAAGAAAACCATTATTACAATCTTTTTTCTTTTATCTATTTTTTCTAATAACACTACCCCTGATGTTAGCTGTTTTAAATATTGCACTATCTTTTTATGATAATACAATTTTTAATTGGTTAGTAACTTTTTCTTTTGCATGGTTAATTTTCTTTGGTTTATTCAAACTAAGTGTAAATAAGCCAATAAGTACAAAAGCAGCAGCTATATCATCACTATTTACGCTAATAGTACTTTCTATTACTAAAAACCTATTTATTTACTATGTGGTCTATAATAAAACCTATACGACTATTTATGGTTCACTTGCAATTTTACTTTTTTCATTTTTTTGGATTTATATTTCTTGGATTATTTACCTTTATGGGATTAAAATGTGTCATAGAATAAACATTCAAAAGAGTGTAGAAAATAAATAACTGGTGCCCACAGCAAGATTTGAACTTGCAACCTCCTCCTTACCATGGAGTTGCTCTACCGTTGGAGCTATGCAGGCACATTGTAAAATGAGAATGAAATTTTATCTTTGAAGCCCTTTGTTTATCCTTAATTGTAATTAAATGATATAATATGATTTATTTTTTATTTTAGGATTATTATGACCCATACAAATTTAGATAATTTCCATTTAGTTGATATTAAAAACCCTATTCATCCATCTATATTTTATGATGACAATGAATATGATCTTTTTATTTTAAGATTACCTCAAATAAAAAATGATAGTTTTGATTTACATAGTTATGCCTTTATAATTACAGAAGAGAGTTATTACTACTATGATAAAAATAAAGATGCATTTAATGATTTGAAAGATTTCAAACATTTTTATCACTTTTTAAATAAATTAATAAATACTACAATGAAATTAACAACAAGTTTTTCTTCAAGTATCTCCGATTTAGAGGAGCTTGTATATCAAGAAAAAACACATAAAAATTTTAACTCAATATGGTTTTCCCATAAAAATGATTTAATAAGAATCAATAGAGTACTTCTAAAAGCAATTGATGCCCTTGAAGATATAATGTTTAAATATAAAAATGAAGATGATTATCTAGAAAGAAACTTTGCTGACATTCAAGAACATATTCAAAGAGCAAATAGAAATATAGAACATAGTTTAGAAAAACTAGATACTTTATTTAGTTTTTATCAAACACAAGTTAATGAGCAATCTAATAAAATTGTATATATATTAACTTTGCTTTCAGGGATTTTTCTACCTTTAAATTTTATAGTTGGTTTTTTTGGTATGAATACAACCTCTCTACCTTTTACAAAAGAAGATGGTGGTA contains the following coding sequences:
- a CDS encoding magnesium transporter CorA family protein, with translation MTHTNLDNFHLVDIKNPIHPSIFYDDNEYDLFILRLPQIKNDSFDLHSYAFIITEESYYYYDKNKDAFNDLKDFKHFYHFLNKLINTTMKLTTSFSSSISDLEELVYQEKTHKNFNSIWFSHKNDLIRINRVLLKAIDALEDIMFKYKNEDDYLERNFADIQEHIQRANRNIEHSLEKLDTLFSFYQTQVNEQSNKIVYILTLLSGIFLPLNFIVGFFGMNTTSLPFTKEDGGTLTVVLILIIAALISTLITLLMRRR
- a CDS encoding plasminogen-binding N-terminal domain-containing protein, yielding MKYLTKGLITIFASTLLVQGLNAKTTMCYKNEWKSPSTIETVKLDGGECNGKFSYKEMMKKGWNLKDITITKGKEGLNYTYLLSDEEQIKVDNSNFMENKVTKLDYRAMATRLKNVTEDSATIDIGNLRVGQSAVIQHNYENGKSLLVANGFVTSSNQNSSTLKLVPFLDIKQNALPTSSRKAVEGDIAIINYLYDTSLIIAPSQDAFTATRNKYRDNNFLHSDLFAAKLKYDGEPTPSKKIIQDYAISQNIGTIFFVIKNKVYIVDSKTFAILDSDSISYNYVEDEQMPFYTRIEKIEKNIIKKVTEYKKWFSFLDKYIGNDNRTEDEVLLEDYVKAGELSVKADVYNDYYEKLLGIKK
- the bcp gene encoding thioredoxin-dependent thiol peroxidase, producing MLEIGQQAPDFCVKNQDDIEICSRDLKGKWIVLYFYPKDLTPGCTTQACDFTEAEAQFDELDAIILGVSPDDTAKHRKFIEKKELSITLLSDESKKMCEDYGVWQLKKFMGKEFMGVVRTTFIINPEGKIAAIWDKVNVRKKKTVKGEKIEVLHVNEVKEKLQELQSK
- a CDS encoding FAD-binding oxidoreductase, with the protein product MIDNAHIDYFKTIVGEENVKADKAHLIAYCYDATRERFEPDAVVFPRDEEDVSKILKYCNEHKIVIVPRGAGSGFTGGSLPSNGGIILSLERHMNKLLEIDMENMVGVVQPGLINMQFQKAVEEVGLFYPPDPASEEYSTLGGNVSENAGGMRAAKYGITKDYVVALRAVLPNGDIIVAGKKTIKDVAGYNTAGILIASEGTLAVITEITLKLIPKPKFKQTYMGIFPDVNKAMNAVFKSLAAGANPVAMEFLDSLVIKALKQKFPQVDLPEDAGGILVGDVDGSSEADIKAQLETLKESFANNGSIDFIEAKDEDHGKSLWFARRNASPATAIYGTKKLNEDISVPRSKLPEALDSIYAIGEKYGFNVPCFGHAGDGNIHVNVMVKDKTNAKEMEDGHKAIEEIFQLVVDMGGTLSGEHGIGLSKAPFMNIAFTDAELNLFSNIKKAFDPNNILNPFKMGLK
- a CDS encoding YihY/virulence factor BrkB family protein, which codes for MEEPEIVKHPVKTILKALDSFFNDDTTYYAASLSFFTIFSLLPIIALLIAIISNLEITQQYLDIFINYIFDLLNPTHSRDFIDTLKNYISNSGKLGLLGILYMLFVFIMFFKDYEYIVNKIHKAKRKPLLQSFFFYLFFLITLPLMLAVLNIALSFYDNTIFNWLVTFSFAWLIFFGLFKLSVNKPISTKAAAISSLFTLIVLSITKNLFIYYVVYNKTYTTIYGSLAILLFSFFWIYISWIIYLYGIKMCHRINIQKSVENK